The following nucleotide sequence is from Allocatelliglobosispora scoriae.
GGGAGGTCGGACCTGACGACAGGAGGATCGGAGTCAGGCAATTCCTGACCAGACCGACGACGGCGATGGAGGCGCTCGCGAATCATGGTGCACGTTCCATCGCATGGATTTTCACGCTGCTGCCCTACATCGTCGCCTTAATCGTCGATTCCTTCACAGGATATAGAGCAAGCAATGTGCTCGATATCCTGGCGCCCTTTGCCTTCATCGTCTCCATCGGCATGTCCGTTTGGCACGGTGTGCTCGCGGGAGCAATGTTCATAGTCGACTCGACGCACCGCCCCAGCGGCCGGGTCCAGGCGAAGTTCTACGGCGGCATGCTGGATTGGCTTCCGTTTATTGCGCTCGTTCTAGTCGCGCTACAGGTGTAAATGTTCGTCGGCCGGGTGGTGGCGTCCAGCATTTGCTGGACGCCACCACCCGGCCGGCGAACCATAGGACCAACTCTTGAAGAGTTGCGGTGATCTTGTCGGGCGGCCTGGCTACGACAGGGTCAGGGGCCAGGGGCGGGCTGTCGCGCCGAGGCGGTTCCAGGCGTTGATCACGGTGATCGCCCAGATCAGCTCGGCCAGCTCCACCTCACTGAATTGCTCCGCCGCCAGGGCAAAGACCTCATCGCCCACCGGACCCTCCGTCAGCCGCGTCGCCGCCTCGGTCAGCTCCAGCGCCGCCCGTTCGCGCGGCGTGAAGAACGGCACCTCGCGCCACACCGGCAGCGCGTAGAGCCGCTGCTCCGACTCGCCGCCCTTACGTGCGTCGCGGGTGTGCAGGTCCACGCAGTAGGCGCAGCCGTTGAGCTGCGATGCCCGGGCCCGGACGAGGTCCAGCAGGGCGGGCTCCAGGCTGACCTGCCGAGCGGCGGCGTCGAGTGCGTTCATCGCCTTGTTGATGTGCGGGGCCAGCGTGTCGACCGCGAGCCTGACGGAACCGGGTGCGGATGTCTCTGTGCTCATGAAGATCACGGTAATCGGATAGTGGTTCGATGCTAAGGTCCAATTCGATGGCACAATCTTGGACCACTTTCGGGATCGACCTGCATCTCGACCTCGACACCGCGCACGGCCGCCGCACGGGGCTCGAGCAGGGGCTGCGCGACGCCATCCGGGACGGGCGGCTGGCTCCTCGGACACGGCTGCCCTCCACCCGGGCGCTCGCGGCCGAGCTGGGGCTGGCCCGGGGCACCGTCAGCACCGCTTACGAGCAGCTCATCGCCGAGGGCTACCTCGTCGCGCGACGCGGCTCGGGCACGGCGGTCGCGGTCCTGCCACGGCAGACGAGCGGCGGTGGGCGTACCCCCATGCGGGTTGACGGGCAGCGACGGCCTGGCGACCCGGACCTGACCGCCTTCCCGGTGGCGGGCTGGCTGCGGGCGACCCGGCGGGCGCTCGCGGCGGCACCGGCCGAGGCCTACTACTACGGCGACCCGCGCGGGCGGATCGAGCTGCGCTCGGCGCTCGCGGACTACCTCGGCCGGACCCGGGGCGTGCTCGCGAGCCCGGATCAGATCATCATCACCTCGGGATACCTGCAGGCGCTGGCGCTGCTCGCGCAGGTGCTGCGGGAGCGGGGCACGACGGCGGTCGCGATGGAGGACCCCGGCGTGCGCTTCCACCAGACCGTGGTCGCGCGGGCCGGGCTGCGCGTGCTGCCGCTGCCGGTCGACGAGAGCGGAGCACGAACCGACCTGCTGCGCGACGGCGAGATCGGCGGCGAGGCCGGGGCGGTCGTGGTCACCCCGGCGCACCAGTACCCGACCGGGGCGACCCTGCACCCGGCGCGGCGCCACACGCTGGCGCAGTGGGCACGGGCACGCGGCGGGCTCGTGATCGAGGACGACTACGACGGGGAGTTCCGCTATGACCGCCAGCCCGTCGGCTCCGTGCAGGGCACCGCTCCGGACCAGGTCGCCTATGTCGGCAGCGCCTCCAAGACCCTCGGCCCGGCGCTGCGGCTGGGCTGGCTCGTGCTGCCGCACCACCTCGTCGACGCCGTCGCCGACGCGAAGCTGCACCACGACCACCACACCGAGACGATCGGCCAGCTCACGCTCGCCGAGTTCATCACCGGCCACGATTACGACCGGCACATCCGCGCGAGCCGGTTGCGCTACCGCAAGCGGCGCGACCTGCTGCTCGCCCGCCTCCAGCCGACGACGGCGGTACGCGGCGCAGCCGCCGGCCTGCACGCCATGATCAGCTTGCCGCCCGGCGGCCCCGACGAGGCGGCCGTGCTGGCGCGGACCGCCGGATCGGGGCTCCCCGTCACCGGGCTCGCCGAGCACTGGCACGATCCGGGCGCGGACCATCCCCCGGGTGTCGTCGTCGGCTACGCGGCCTGCTCCGACGGCGCCTACCCGGCGGCGCTCGACACGCTCGGACGAGCGCTAATGAGTTGACGCGGCCCGGGAAGGTCCGTAGAAACAGCGGCATGCTGCGTGGTGACAAGGTCGGGCTCCGGGCCCGGCACGCCGAAGATGTGCCCATCCTGCACGAGGGGCTCCAGGACGACGTCTACACGCGGCTGCGCGCCGACACCCGGCCCTGGCTGCCGATGAGTCTGCAGGAGTCGCCTTACGCGCCCCGGCCGAGCAAGGAGAGCGTGATCTGCTTCTCCGTCGTGTCCCTCGCCGACGGCTCGCTCGCCGGTGAGGCGCTGCTCTGGGGCATCGACACGCACAACCGCTTCTCGCACATCGGCATCTCGATGCTGCCGCAGTCGAGGGGCAAGGGCTTCGCCACGGACACGGTCCGGGTGCTCTGCCAGTACGGCTTCATGGTGCTGGGCCTGCAGCGCATGCAGCTCGAGACGCTCTCCGACAACCACGCGATGCGCCAGGCCGCCCTCTCGGCCGGTTTCACGGTCGAGGGGACACTGCGGCGGACCGCGTGGGTCAATGGAGAGTTCGTCGACGACGTGATCTTCGGCCTGCTCCGCGACGAGTGGTCCGGCGGGCCGATCCCGCCCACCGCTAGCTGAGGTCGCAGGCCTTGAGTCCGGTGTCGTAGCCTTCGAAGAACGCGTCCGTGCGCTGCTTGCCGGTGCCGTGCGACTCCGGGGCGAACCACGGCTGTCCGGGATCGTCGGCGACCGCCAGCAGCCCCGCCTGCAGCTCCCCCAGGTCCCCGCTGTCCAACCGCAGCGCGTTGACCCTGACGGTGTCGCCGAGGTAGGCGCCGGCCATGCAGTCCGCCTGCAGCTCGTGCTCCACGGTGTAGCGGTGGGTGATGCCGAGGCGGTTCTGGATGCCGTGGGCGTACTCGTGGCCGAGCAGGTAGTAGACGAAGGCGTCGCCGATCTGCCGGAACGCCTTCAGCGCCCAGGCCGAGTCGTAGGCGATGAAGTCACCCGCCGGGCAGTAGGCGGCGTTGTTGGCCGGAACCGGCTCCGAACCGCAGGCGAGCCGCCCCGCGCCCCGGTAGGGCACGAGCCGCGAGATCGGCTCGAACGGCTGCCCGCTGTCTTCGAACCGGGCCTTCCAGTACTCCTCGGCGACCGACATCGCGCCGGTCAGATCCCGCTGGAACTCCTCCGCCGTGGTCGTGCCGTCGACCTCACCGCTCGGCGATGCCGAGGGAGAGGCCGGCAGGGAGGCGACCGGCGGTGCCTCGCCGTCCCGGCCACCCCGGTCGCGGACCGAGACGCAGGCGGCGAGCACGATCACGACGGCGGCGCCGGCGAGGATGCGGGTGAGACGGTTGTCGAGGGTCATGAGCGGCGGCCTTTCCAACAGGG
It contains:
- a CDS encoding carboxymuconolactone decarboxylase family protein gives rise to the protein MSTETSAPGSVRLAVDTLAPHINKAMNALDAAARQVSLEPALLDLVRARASQLNGCAYCVDLHTRDARKGGESEQRLYALPVWREVPFFTPRERAALELTEAATRLTEGPVGDEVFALAAEQFSEVELAELIWAITVINAWNRLGATARPWPLTLS
- a CDS encoding neutral zinc metallopeptidase, with translation MTLDNRLTRILAGAAVVIVLAACVSVRDRGGRDGEAPPVASLPASPSASPSGEVDGTTTAEEFQRDLTGAMSVAEEYWKARFEDSGQPFEPISRLVPYRGAGRLACGSEPVPANNAAYCPAGDFIAYDSAWALKAFRQIGDAFVYYLLGHEYAHGIQNRLGITHRYTVEHELQADCMAGAYLGDTVRVNALRLDSGDLGELQAGLLAVADDPGQPWFAPESHGTGKQRTDAFFEGYDTGLKACDLS
- a CDS encoding GNAT family N-acetyltransferase; the encoded protein is MLRGDKVGLRARHAEDVPILHEGLQDDVYTRLRADTRPWLPMSLQESPYAPRPSKESVICFSVVSLADGSLAGEALLWGIDTHNRFSHIGISMLPQSRGKGFATDTVRVLCQYGFMVLGLQRMQLETLSDNHAMRQAALSAGFTVEGTLRRTAWVNGEFVDDVIFGLLRDEWSGGPIPPTAS
- the pdxR gene encoding MocR-like pyridoxine biosynthesis transcription factor PdxR, with the protein product MAQSWTTFGIDLHLDLDTAHGRRTGLEQGLRDAIRDGRLAPRTRLPSTRALAAELGLARGTVSTAYEQLIAEGYLVARRGSGTAVAVLPRQTSGGGRTPMRVDGQRRPGDPDLTAFPVAGWLRATRRALAAAPAEAYYYGDPRGRIELRSALADYLGRTRGVLASPDQIIITSGYLQALALLAQVLRERGTTAVAMEDPGVRFHQTVVARAGLRVLPLPVDESGARTDLLRDGEIGGEAGAVVVTPAHQYPTGATLHPARRHTLAQWARARGGLVIEDDYDGEFRYDRQPVGSVQGTAPDQVAYVGSASKTLGPALRLGWLVLPHHLVDAVADAKLHHDHHTETIGQLTLAEFITGHDYDRHIRASRLRYRKRRDLLLARLQPTTAVRGAAAGLHAMISLPPGGPDEAAVLARTAGSGLPVTGLAEHWHDPGADHPPGVVVGYAACSDGAYPAALDTLGRALMS